One Actinosynnema pretiosum DNA segment encodes these proteins:
- a CDS encoding esterase/lipase family protein yields the protein MTALPEIPPPASEDRAAPALAAVPDAVPSTAPEAPGALPEPEAPHAPGLLWYLTEPTRAVVDLGQYAAARQLLRAAPSGDGHTVIVLPGLGGADGSTAVLRRFLSGLGYDVRGWGLGRNLGPSAATVDGTRALLERVAAERGEVSLVGWSLGGVFARELARERPELVRQVITLGSPYALRDARCTRVNPVFRLLSVFYEAVSDLPPPESERPAMPVPATSVYSRSDGIVPWRACLEEEGRRRESVPVASSHLGYCHNTSVLWLVADRLAQPRGRWHRFAPPPGMARMFPAA from the coding sequence GTGACAGCTCTGCCGGAGATCCCGCCGCCCGCGTCCGAGGACCGGGCCGCGCCCGCGCTGGCCGCCGTCCCCGACGCCGTTCCCAGCACCGCGCCCGAAGCCCCCGGAGCCCTCCCCGAACCCGAGGCGCCCCACGCGCCCGGTCTGCTCTGGTACCTCACCGAGCCGACCCGCGCCGTCGTCGACCTCGGCCAGTACGCCGCCGCGCGGCAGCTGCTGCGCGCCGCACCGAGCGGCGACGGGCACACCGTGATCGTGCTGCCGGGGCTGGGCGGCGCGGACGGGTCCACGGCGGTGCTGCGCAGGTTCCTGTCCGGGCTGGGCTACGACGTGCGCGGGTGGGGCCTGGGCCGCAACCTCGGGCCGTCCGCCGCGACCGTCGACGGGACGCGCGCGCTGCTGGAGCGGGTGGCCGCCGAGCGCGGGGAGGTGAGCCTGGTCGGGTGGAGCCTGGGCGGGGTGTTCGCCCGCGAGCTGGCGCGCGAGCGGCCCGAGCTGGTGCGGCAGGTGATCACCCTCGGGAGCCCGTACGCGCTGCGCGACGCCCGGTGCACGCGGGTCAACCCGGTGTTCCGGCTGCTGTCGGTGTTCTACGAGGCGGTCTCGGACCTGCCGCCGCCGGAGTCCGAGCGGCCCGCGATGCCGGTGCCCGCGACGTCGGTGTACTCGCGGTCGGACGGGATCGTGCCGTGGCGGGCGTGCCTGGAGGAGGAGGGGCGGCGGCGGGAGAGCGTGCCGGTCGCGTCCAGCCACCTCGGGTACTGCCACAACACCTCGGTGCTGTGGCTGGTGGCGGACCGGTTGGCGCAGCCGCGCGGCCGGTGGCACCGGTTCGCGCCGCCCCCCGGCATGGCGCGGATGTTCCCGGCGGCCTGA
- a CDS encoding enoyl-CoA hydratase/isomerase family protein has protein sequence MSLRLELDGRIATLVIDRPDKRNAMSFAMWRAIPELVERVRADDAVRVLLVRGGEHFSAGADIGEFGELRRGVEATARYSAVVHAGEQALATLEKPTIASVDGFCVGGGCELALACDIRIASARARFGITPAKLGIVYSLTATKRLVDVVGPSWAKQVLLTGELVDAAVALRIGLVNEVVEDLGARTAELAAVIASRAPVSVLGMKQIVERVVAGEREESAEVAELYDAAVRSAEYAEGVAAFLEKRAPVF, from the coding sequence ATGAGCCTGCGCCTGGAGCTGGACGGCCGGATCGCCACCCTCGTCATCGACCGACCCGACAAGCGCAACGCGATGAGCTTCGCGATGTGGCGCGCGATCCCCGAGCTGGTCGAGCGGGTGCGGGCGGACGACGCGGTGCGGGTGCTCCTCGTGCGCGGCGGCGAGCACTTCTCCGCCGGGGCCGACATCGGCGAGTTCGGCGAGCTGCGGCGCGGCGTCGAGGCGACCGCCCGGTACAGCGCGGTCGTGCACGCCGGGGAGCAGGCGCTGGCGACGCTGGAGAAGCCGACGATCGCGTCGGTGGACGGGTTCTGCGTGGGCGGCGGGTGCGAGCTGGCGCTGGCGTGCGACATCCGGATCGCGTCCGCGCGTGCCCGGTTCGGGATCACGCCCGCCAAGCTCGGGATCGTGTACTCGCTGACGGCGACCAAGCGGCTGGTGGACGTGGTGGGGCCGTCGTGGGCCAAGCAGGTGCTGCTCACCGGGGAGCTGGTGGACGCGGCGGTGGCGCTGCGGATCGGGCTGGTCAACGAGGTGGTGGAGGACCTGGGGGCGCGCACGGCCGAGCTGGCGGCGGTGATCGCGTCGCGGGCGCCGGTGAGCGTGCTGGGGATGAAGCAGATCGTGGAGCGGGTGGTGGCGGGGGAGCGGGAGGAGAGCGCGGAGGTCGCGGAGCTGTACGACGCGGCGGTGCGCAGCGCCGAGTACGCGGAGGGGGTGGCGGCGTTCCTGGAGAAGCGGGCGCCGGTGTTCTAG
- a CDS encoding aldo/keto reductase: MEYRPFGRTGVRVSPLTLGAMQFGDANREDGVRVIHRALDAGVNTIDTADVYQAGQSEQVVGAALAGRRDSVFLATKFHGAMGEDPNQRGNSRRWVARAVEDSLRRLGTDWIDLYQVHRPDPDTDFEETLSALTDLVRAGKIRYIGTSTFPASEVVEGQWIAERRGLARPVAEQPPYSILARGVEREVLPVARRYGMAVLPWSPLAGGWLGGGYRRGVERAETPRMGGRPEWFSTTEPRHAERMDALDALTALADGAGITLAHLALAFVIRHPVVTSAIIGPRTLEHLEKSLGAADVVLSDDVLDEIDRIVPPGFSLPQGDFGYDPPSISDASTRRR; this comes from the coding sequence GTGGAGTACCGTCCGTTCGGACGAACCGGCGTGCGGGTCAGCCCGCTGACGCTGGGCGCGATGCAGTTCGGCGACGCCAACCGCGAGGACGGCGTCCGGGTGATCCACCGGGCGCTGGACGCGGGCGTGAACACCATCGACACCGCCGACGTGTACCAGGCGGGGCAGAGCGAGCAGGTCGTGGGCGCGGCGCTGGCGGGGCGGCGGGACTCCGTCTTCCTGGCCACGAAGTTCCACGGCGCCATGGGCGAGGACCCGAACCAGCGGGGCAACTCGCGGCGCTGGGTCGCGCGGGCGGTGGAGGACAGCCTGCGCAGGCTCGGCACCGACTGGATCGACCTCTACCAGGTGCACCGGCCCGACCCGGACACCGACTTCGAGGAGACCCTGTCCGCGCTGACCGACCTGGTGCGCGCCGGGAAGATCCGCTACATCGGCACGTCCACGTTCCCGGCGTCGGAGGTGGTCGAGGGGCAGTGGATCGCGGAGCGGCGCGGGCTGGCGCGGCCGGTGGCCGAGCAGCCGCCGTACTCGATCCTGGCCAGGGGCGTGGAGCGGGAGGTGCTGCCGGTCGCCCGGCGGTACGGGATGGCCGTGCTGCCGTGGAGCCCGCTGGCGGGCGGCTGGCTGGGCGGCGGGTACCGCAGGGGCGTGGAGCGGGCCGAGACGCCGCGCATGGGCGGGCGCCCGGAGTGGTTCTCCACCACCGAGCCCAGGCACGCGGAGCGGATGGACGCGCTCGACGCGCTCACCGCGCTGGCGGACGGGGCCGGGATCACGCTGGCGCACCTGGCGCTGGCGTTCGTGATCCGGCACCCGGTGGTCACCTCGGCGATCATCGGGCCGAGGACGCTGGAGCACCTGGAGAAGTCGCTGGGCGCGGCGGACGTGGTGCTGTCCGACGACGTGCTGGACGAGATCGACCGGATCGTGCCGCCGGGGTTCTCGTTGCCGCAGGGCGACTTCGGCTACGACCCACCGTCCATCTCGGACGCTTCGACCCGCAGGCGGTGA
- a CDS encoding DUF4235 domain-containing protein, with translation MAGKLVYRGFSTGVSLLGGYLAGKVFGQVWKLISGDRMAPEPTQRDRSWGEVLLAAAVQGAIFGLVRAAIDRGGATGFSKVTGEWPGETADVD, from the coding sequence ATGGCGGGCAAGCTGGTCTACCGGGGGTTCAGCACGGGCGTGAGCCTGCTGGGCGGCTACCTGGCGGGCAAGGTGTTCGGGCAGGTGTGGAAGTTGATCAGTGGCGACCGGATGGCCCCGGAACCCACCCAGCGCGACCGCAGCTGGGGCGAGGTGCTGCTGGCGGCGGCCGTGCAGGGCGCGATCTTCGGGCTGGTCAGGGCCGCGATCGACCGGGGCGGCGCCACCGGGTTCAGCAAGGTCACCGGCGAGTGGCCGGGCGAGACCGCCGACGTGGACTGA
- a CDS encoding VOC family protein, whose amino-acid sequence MPQPQGAELAALRARRDALRERYLHRSAAGSGTPVRGVHHIALICRDVEQTIRFYQEFLGFPLVELVENRDYNGSSHFFFDLGNRNLLGFFDFPGHAHPEHRETIGGVQHLALSVDGTAFEELKRRMDAAGVEYLGPARGSADSMYIRDPNGIGLEFYRQELGRFEGRPLLGDARGALGEETA is encoded by the coding sequence ATGCCCCAGCCCCAGGGAGCCGAGCTGGCCGCGCTGCGCGCGCGTCGGGACGCCTTGCGCGAGCGCTACCTCCACCGCTCGGCCGCCGGGAGCGGGACGCCGGTGCGCGGGGTGCACCACATCGCGCTCATCTGCCGCGACGTCGAGCAGACCATCCGGTTCTACCAGGAGTTCCTCGGCTTCCCGCTGGTGGAGCTGGTCGAGAACCGGGACTACAACGGGTCCAGCCACTTCTTCTTCGACCTCGGCAACCGCAACCTGCTCGGGTTCTTCGACTTCCCCGGCCACGCCCACCCCGAGCACCGCGAGACCATCGGCGGGGTGCAGCACCTGGCGCTCTCGGTGGACGGGACCGCGTTCGAGGAGCTCAAGCGGCGCATGGACGCCGCCGGGGTCGAGTACCTCGGCCCGGCGCGCGGGTCCGCCGACAGCATGTACATCCGCGACCCCAACGGCATCGGGCTGGAGTTCTACCGGCAGGAGCTCGGCCGCTTCGAGGGCCGCCCGCTGCTCGGGGACGCGCGCGGGGCCCTCGGCGAGGAGACCGCCTAG
- a CDS encoding YihY/virulence factor BrkB family protein produces the protein MFRTTVVWYREHHLSDRAAALTHYTVLVMLSGALLPVALVGFLGDDTRSKVMTVISPLAPSRVHGILVVALDGLRPAVAGPLAAACLLVAVWSAYRFAGAFLRACAACNGVKEHRSLWKLVPLRVGLTLGVLVLFILVVGVVAFTGDIADEVAALAGVRPSTVQLWDVAKWPVLVLLAGCAVRLLFAAPPATRRPGRLGITPGALLALVLCLVATFGVGVYAAYAGSYDRVYGSIIGLVVVMAWIWLACTALLVGVAMDAALQHTGRVLLAAQRAARQKQEGVTSTSAA, from the coding sequence GTGTTCCGCACAACCGTCGTGTGGTACCGGGAGCACCACCTCTCGGACCGCGCGGCAGCCCTCACGCACTACACCGTGCTCGTGATGCTCTCCGGCGCCCTGCTGCCCGTCGCGCTCGTCGGGTTCCTGGGCGACGACACCCGCTCCAAGGTCATGACCGTCATCTCCCCGCTGGCCCCCAGCCGGGTGCACGGCATCCTCGTGGTCGCGCTCGACGGCCTGCGCCCGGCGGTGGCCGGTCCGCTCGCCGCCGCCTGCCTGCTCGTGGCGGTCTGGTCGGCCTACCGCTTCGCGGGGGCCTTCCTGCGCGCCTGCGCGGCCTGCAACGGCGTCAAGGAGCACCGCTCGCTCTGGAAGCTCGTCCCGCTGCGGGTCGGGCTCACGCTGGGCGTCCTGGTGCTGTTCATCCTGGTCGTGGGCGTGGTGGCGTTCACCGGCGACATCGCCGACGAGGTCGCGGCGCTGGCCGGGGTGCGTCCGTCGACGGTCCAGCTGTGGGACGTCGCCAAGTGGCCGGTGCTGGTCCTGCTGGCCGGGTGCGCGGTGCGGCTGCTGTTCGCGGCGCCCCCGGCCACCCGCAGGCCGGGCAGGCTCGGCATCACGCCGGGCGCGCTCCTGGCCCTGGTCCTGTGCCTGGTGGCCACGTTCGGCGTCGGCGTGTACGCGGCCTACGCGGGGTCCTACGACCGGGTCTACGGCTCGATCATCGGCCTGGTCGTGGTCATGGCCTGGATCTGGCTGGCCTGCACCGCCCTGCTCGTCGGGGTGGCGATGGACGCCGCGCTCCAGCACACCGGCCGCGTCCTGCTGGCCGCCCAGCGCGCCGCGCGCCAGAAGCAGGAGGGGGTGACGAGCACCTCCGCCGCGTGA
- a CDS encoding eCIS core domain-containing protein: protein MHAKEPSPKPAPATTQVRRPESPRQSTPGPVGPGEVESLQRSIGNTAVTRLIAAQRAEAEPEPPVQRSTAHQVLASSGKPMDTALRGEMESRLGADFSDVRVHTGAAAQRSAAELGARAYTSGANVVLGRGGGDKHTLAHELTHVIQQRQGPVAGTDNGSGLSVSDPGDRFERAAEANARRAMSGPAHDPHEGHDHG, encoded by the coding sequence ATGCACGCCAAGGAGCCGTCCCCCAAGCCCGCTCCGGCGACCACCCAGGTGCGCCGCCCGGAGTCCCCGCGGCAGAGCACCCCCGGCCCGGTGGGGCCAGGTGAGGTCGAGTCGCTCCAGCGCTCGATCGGCAACACCGCCGTCACCCGCCTGATCGCCGCCCAGCGCGCCGAGGCCGAACCCGAACCGCCCGTGCAGCGCTCCACCGCCCACCAGGTGCTCGCCTCGTCGGGCAAACCCATGGACACCGCCCTGCGCGGCGAGATGGAGAGCAGGCTGGGCGCCGACTTCTCCGACGTCCGCGTGCACACCGGCGCGGCGGCCCAGCGCTCCGCCGCCGAACTGGGCGCCCGCGCCTACACCTCCGGCGCGAACGTCGTGCTGGGCCGGGGCGGCGGCGACAAGCACACCCTCGCGCACGAGCTGACCCACGTGATCCAGCAGCGCCAGGGCCCGGTCGCGGGCACGGACAACGGCTCCGGCCTGAGCGTCTCCGACCCCGGCGACCGCTTCGAACGCGCGGCCGAGGCCAACGCCCGCCGCGCCATGTCGGGCCCGGCCCACGACCCGCACGAGG